CGCCTCGCGACCGAGGCCGAACCAACCGGCGAGCAAGCCGAGCACGACGTTGTTCTTCGCCTGGAGCGTGCCGGCGGCCTGTTTTGCGAGGTCCTCGATTGGGGCACTGCGCACGACGGCGGGACGGACGGCCAGCGGGATCGCATCGGCGGCGACGCCCGTCTTCTGCTCGTAGATCACCACGGTGTCGGCGGTGACCGGCAGTTCGCGGCCGAAGCGGAGGAAGTCCTCCCAGTTCAGCGCGACGGCGACGTTGAGCGCGCCACCCGGGTTCAGCACCGGAGTGGTGGCCACCCGCAGGCGGCAGGACGATTCGCCGCCCCGGATCTGCGAACCAAAGCTCTTGGTCAGGATGGCGTAATAGCCTTCCTTCGCCGCTGCGCTCATCAGCGACTCGCCGGCGGAGACAATACCATCTCCGCCTGACCCGGCCATGCCGATAATCAGGTCATTCAACATAGAAGTGGTGGGTAGGAGAGAACGGAAACCGCGGGAAGTAACCTTCAGGCGCCATCATTGCCGATCGAGCCGGTGGCGCACGACGCCAGCGCCTCTTCGGCGAGGGCAATCTCGTCATCCGTGAGCGGCTGGCGCTTCACATAGCCCAGACCCGTATCGGGATTGCGGGCGAAGACGTCGGGGGCGAGCACGCGACATTGGTCGCAGTCGATGCAGCTCGAGTCGACGTAGTAGCGGCCAGGAACATTGTCGGGGGTGCGATCGGATGAATTGGCCATATTGATCCGAGAGTAGTGGCAGCGCTGGGCGGGTGCATCGCGCGGGATCATTTTTGCTGCGCAAATTTTGCGATGCAGCGCGCGAAGTGTGTCACCAAAACCCGCGGCGCGCCCGCGCCCGATCTCCGCGCCTGCCGGCCCGGCCGCAGCGGCTAGACCAGCCGCAGGATCACCGACGGGAACACGCCTAGCAGCACCAGCAGGCCGGCGGTGATGATCAACGCGACCGCGGTCTCCGGCGGCACGGGGATTCGCGCCGCCTTCGGCGCCGGTCGCGCGACGAGCGCCTGCTTCAAGACGACGAGGTAGTAATAAAGCGCCACCGCGCTCAGGAGGATCGCCAGCAACGCGAGCCAGCCGAGCAGGCCGGCGAGTCCGTTGACCTTCAAGGCGGCCGCGAAGACGCCGAACTTGCCGAAGAATCCCGCGAGCGGCGGGATGCCCGCCAGGGAGAGAATGAAGATCAGCAGGCAGCCGGCCAGCAGCGGTGACCGCCGATGCAGTCCCGCCAGGTCGGTGATCTGCGCGCACGGACTGCTCTGCGCCACGGCGCCGATCACGCCGAACGCGCCGACGGTGGCGAGGCCGTAGGTCAGCGCGTAGTAGAACATCGGGCCCATGCCGTCGCGGCGGACGACGATCACGCCGAGCAGGATCACGCCCGCGTGCGCGATGGCCGAGTAGGCGAGGAGCCGCCGGACGTCCTTCTGGGCGAGCGCGGCAAAGTTGCCCAGCAGCATCGAGGCGAGCGCGATCATCGCGACCACCGGCACCCAGCCGGGCAGGGTTTCGACGCGCGCCACGCTGCCGGCGACCGGGCCGAACCCGGTCCAAAGCATCCGCGTGAACAGCACGAAGCCCGCGAGTTTCGAGGCCGACGCGATCAGCGCCGCCGACGAGGGCGGGGCGCCTTCATAGACGTCGGGTGCCCAGAGATGAAACGGCGCGGCCGCCGCCTTGAAGCCGAAGGCTACCAGGATCATCACCAGCGCCACCACCAGCAGCGGGCTCAGCGGCTGGTCGTGCAACTGCCGCGCGACCACGGGGAAGTCGATGGACCCGGTCAGCCCGTAGATGAGGCTGAAGCCAAACAGGAGGAACGCGGCCGCGGTGCCGCCGACCAGGAAGTACTTCAGCGCAGCTTCGGCGGATTCGCGGCTCTTGTCGAACCCGGCCAGGATGTACAGCGAGAGGCTCGCCAGCTCGAGCGCCAGGAAAGCCACCAGCATCTGGCGTGCGGCCGCCATCAACATGAAGCCAACGGTCGCCCCCAGCATCACCGTGAGATACTCCGCCGGATGGCGGGCCTTGGTCGTTCCGGTTGCGATCACCAGCGTCAGTTGCGTCAGGAGGAGCACCGCGACGCGTGTCGCCACCGCCAGGCGGTCGAGCACGAGCACCCCGCCAAACACCGGGCCGATCGGCCCGAGTGCGATGATGTGGTACAGCGCGCCCACGATCGCGAACGCCCCGATGACCGTGGCCGTCCGCAGGCGGTCGGACATGGTCGCGCGACGCCCCCAGGTGAGATCGACGGCGAGCGCGAGCAGAGCGCCCAGCACCAGGCAGGCTTCCGGCAGGAGGGCACGGGCGAGAATTGAGAAGTCGGGGTTCATCGCACACCTCCCTGCAGCGCGGCTTGGAAGAGGGGAGACTCGAGCGCCGGGCTGATCCAGCTGAGGAGGACGTCCGGTTTCAGGCCGATGTACACCGACGCGCCGATCAGGAGCGCCGCGCCGATGCGTTCCGGCCAGGTGATGGGCGGCAAGCCATGGTGCGGGGTGCCCGCCGCGTGCGCCGGCTGCTCGGTCGCGCCAAAGAAGGCGAGCTGCATCACGCGCAACGTGAAGGCGGCCGCGACCAGGACGCCCACCGCGCCGCCTGCCGCCCAGCCCGGGGCCGTGCGCCACGCGCCGATCAGGATCGTGAGCTCGGCGGGAAAACCGCTGAAACCGGGCATGCCCATCGATGCCAGCGCCGCGAGCACGAAGGTCAGCGCTGCGAACGGCAGCATCCGGTGCAGCGGCAGCGCCCGCAGGTCCGCCAGCATCCGCGTGTGCGTGCGGTCATAAACCATGCGCCCGACCACCGCGAACAGGAGTCCGGCGATCACGCCGTGGGAGAACATCTGCAGGACGGCCCCGCTCACCGCCTGGGCATTGGCCGCCGCGAGGCCGAGCAGGACAAAGCCCATGTGACTCACGCTCGAATAGCCGATCACAAACTTGAAGTCGTCCTGCACGAGAGCCACGAAACCGGCGTAGAGAATACCCGCGATGGCGAGCACCGCGATGACGGGCTGCCAGGCCGCCAGCCCCACGGGGAACGTTGCCATCGCGACCCGCAGGCAGCCGTACGCGCCGAGTTTCATTACCACGCCGGCCAGCAGCATCGACGCCCCGGTTGGCGCCGCCACGTGGCCCGTCGGCGCCCAGGTGTGGAACGGGAAAAGGCCGGCCAGGATGCCGAAGCCGAGGAACGTGAGCGCAAACAATGCCGACTGCTGTCCGGGCGTGAAACGCGTCGCCGCCGCCGCGAGTTCGGCCAGCCCGAAGCTGCCGCCGCCCGCCAGCGCGTACGCCCAGAGCACGCCCGCCAGCACGAGCGAGCTGCCGACGAACGAGTAGAGCACGAGCTTCATCGCGCCGTACTCGCGGTTGGTCGAACCCCAGCCCGCGATGAGGAAGTACTTCGGGACGATCGCGATCTCGTAGAAGACGAAGAGCACGAACGCATCGGCGCTCAGGAACACGCCGTAAACGCCGCCAATCAGCGCGAGATAAAGGCCGAAGAAATCGCCCGGCCGTTCCGTGATGTTCCAGGAAAAGAGCACGCCTGCCGTGGCCGCCAGCCCGGTGAGAACCACGAGCGTCAGGCTGATGCCATCCGCCGCCAGGTGATACCGCACGCCCAGTTCAGGAATCCAGGCGACATCGACGATCGTCTGCAGCCCGGCCTGCGGGATGAAGTCTGCCCCCGCCACGAGGGCCAACGCGGCGCCTGCCGCCGCGGTCGCGAGCGCGACCCAGCGGGCGGCGCGCGCCGATTTCCGCCCGGCCAGCCAGGCCAGCAGCGCACCGGCGAACGAGAGGTAGAGAGTGCCGGGAAGCGTGTTCATGGCATGACGGCCGCCCCGGCCCAGGCCGTGACCAGCGGATTGAAGATGGCGGCGAGCAATTGGGGCGCGACGCCGAGGAGGAACATCAGCGCGACGAGCGGCAGGAGCGCCAGGTACTCGGAGCGGTGCACGTCGCGAAAGCCTGCCAGGGTGGCTCCGGCCTTTGGCCCGTGGAAGACGCGCTGCCAGAACGTCAGGAGGAACCACGCGGTGGCGAGCAGACCCAGGCAGGCGACGCCGGCCGCCCAGGGCGCGAGGCCAAACACGCCGCGAAAGATCAGGAACTCACCGACGAAACCGTTGAGCCCCGGGAGCCCGAGCGACGAGAAGAGCGCGATCCCGGCGAGGCCCGCGAAGATCGGCGCGATCGTCCGGAGTCCGCCGAAGTCATCCAGCCCCCGGCGTCCGCCGGAGCGCGCCTCGAGCAGCCCGACACAGTAGAACAGCGCGGCGGCCGAGAGGCCGTGGTTGAACACCTGGAAGATCGTGCCGCTCAGCGCCGCCGTGGCGGAGGCGCGGTCGTAGGCTGGGGTCCCGGTGGCGGCGGCGACCGCGAACAGCGCGAGGAGGCAGTAGCTCAGGTGGTTGACTGATGAGTAGGCGACCATCCGCTTCAGGTCGCGCTGGCGCATCGCCGCCAACGCGCCGAACACAACCCCGGCGAGCGCGAGCCACAGCAGGCACGGCGCGGCGCGGTGCAACTGCTCCGGGAAGATCGGCCAGAGGAGCCGCAGGAACCCATAGACGCCCATCTTCGACATCACGCCGGTGAGGAACATCGACGCCGCGGTCGGGGCTTCGGCGTACGCCGGAGGCAGCCAGGTGTGGAAGGGCCAAAGCGGGACCTTCACCGCGACGCCGAGAAACACGCCGACGAAAATCGCCGTCGGCCAGAAAGCCCCCACGTCCGCCAGGGTGACATCGAGTTCGCCGCTCGCGGCGAGTTGGGCCAGCGCCACGAAGTCCGCCGTGCCGGTCGTCGCCAGCAGGGCGGCGAAAGCGAGGAGCAGGAAGGCGCTGCCGCCGATCGTGTACACGACGAACTGATAGGCGGCCCGCGTCGCGCCGGGTCCGCCCCACAGCTTGATGAGGAAGTACACCGGGATGAGGCTGAGCTCCCAGAACAGGAACCAGGGGAAGAAATCCAGTGCCAGGAACACGCCCAGCGCCGAACCCTGCGCCAGCAGGAACAGCACGCCGACGAAGCGCGGCTGCCGTGGATCGTGCCAGGTGGCCACCAGCGCGACCGGCGTCACGATCCCGGTGAGCAGCACCAGCACGAGGCTGAGCCCGTCGAGGCCGAGGTGGTAGTGGATGGCAAGGCTGCTGATCCACGCCTCGTTCTCCTCGAACTGCATGCCGGTTTGCGTCGGATCGAAGCGCGCCCAGAGGAGGACGCCGAGCAGGAGGGTCGAGAGGCTGAACGCCATTGCGAGCGCGCGGCTCAAAGTCGCCGGCGCACTGCGCCATACCGCGAGCAGCACCGCGCCGATCCACGGCGTGAACACCACGATTGAAAGCAGCGGGAAGGAGGTCATGCGCGTTCCTCCGGGGTCGCGGCGCCGGCGCGGGTCATGGGGTGCGCGTTCATCGGCCACCTCCCAGCATCACGATCAGCACCAGGATGACGAAGCCGAGTGCCACGACCCGCAGGTAGCCGTGCGGGTCGCCGGATTGTCGGCGAGCATAGGCCTGCCCGGTGGCGCGGAACTGGGCGCTGACGTGGTCGAAGCCGCCATTGAGCACCGACTCGTCGGTCTCACGGTTGACCACGCCGGTGAACTCGCCGAGCTGCGCCAGGAAGCGCACGACGCCGTCCCAAAGATACCGGTCGAGCAGGTCCGCCGCGGCCGCCCCCGCGGTCGCCAGCCGGCCGATCGAGGCGGCGTAGAGTTCGTCGAAACCGAGCCGGCCCGCCAACGCGGCGAACGCTCCTGGCGCGGCCTGCTGCAACGGGTCCTTCGCCTCGGGCGCGGTGCGCGGCCGGCGTCCATACAGCGCCCAACCGGAACCCAGGCCCAACGCGACGAGCACGATCGAGAGCATCATCAGCCCGGCGCCCTCCAGGAGCGAGTGGCCGTGCACCTCGGCGTGGCCTTCGAGCGCGGCCTGCAGCCAGGGCCACGCGGGCGTGCCGAGGAAGCCGAGCAGCACCGCGCCGGCCGCGAGCAGCACGAGTGGCACGGTCATGACGGCCGGGCTTTCGTGCGCGTGTTCGGCGGCGGCACTGCGGGCACGGCCGAAGAAGGTCTCGGCGACCAGGCGGGTCATGTAGAAAGCGGTCAGCACGACGGCGAGGAGCCCGATGACCAGCGGCAGCGGAGAGACCGGCCAGCCGTGGGCGGCGTGGAGGATGCCTTCCTTGCTCCAAAAGCCGGAGAACAGGAACGGCACGCCGGCCAGCGCCATCATGCCGATCGCGAAGGTGATCGTGGTCACGGGCATCCGCCGGCCGAGTCCGCCGAGTTGCCGGACGTCCTGCTCGTGATGCGCCGCGTGGATCACCGAACCGGCGCCGAGGAAGAGCAGGGCCTTGAAGAAGGCGTGCGTGAGAAGATGGAAGATCGCCGCCACCCAGGAGCCCACCCCCAGCGCCAGCATCATGTAGCCGAGCTGGGAGACGGTGGAAAACGCGAGCACCCGTTTGATGTCGTGCTGCGCCACGGCAACCAGCGCCCCGAGCAGCGCGGTGATGGCGCCAATTGCGGCGACGACCGTGAGCGCGTGCACCGGCACGGCGGCGAGCGCCTGGTCCGCCGCCATGAGCGGATACACCCGCGCGATCAGGAACACGCCGGCCGCCACCATCGTGGCGGCGTGAATCAGGGCCGAGACGGGGGTCGGACCCTCCATTGCGTCCGGCAGCCACACGTGCAGCGGGAACTGGCCGGACTTGCCGATCGCGCCGCAGAAGATGAGGACGCCGATCGCGGTGGAGACGGCGAGCCCGCCGACGGTGAACTGGGCGGTGAGCTGTCCAAGCGCGGTCGGCTCAAGCACGCCCCGACCGGCGTCGAAGAACAAGAGCGAGCCGGTCTCGTGATACAGCCAGATCATCCCGATCAGCAGGCCGAGGTCGCCGATGCGGGTGGTGATGAAGGCCTTCTTCGCCGCGGCCGCGGCGGCAGGGCGGTCGAACCAGAAGCCGATCAGCAGATAGGACGCGAGGCCCACGAGCTCCCAGCAGACGAAGAGCAGGAACAGGCTGTTCGCGACGATCAGCCCAAGCATCGCGGCAGCGAACAGGCTCAGGAAGCAGAAGAATCGCGTGAAATTCGCATCGGTCCGCATGTAGCCGAGGCTGAAGATGAAGATCAGCAGGCCGACGAACGTGACCATCACCGCCATGCACGCCGTGAGCGGATCGAGCAGCCAGCCGAGCTGGAACGCGTCGGTGCCCACATCGAACCACGTGAAGTTGGCGACCTGGTGCGCCGCCGGGGCCTGCAGCGCGCCAATCAGGGCGCCGCACGCGAGCAGGAACGACAGCCCCATCGCCGCGATCGCGGCGGTCGCGGCCACGCGCCGGCCGTGACGCGGGGTGAGCGCGCCGATGGCCGCCGCGAGCAGCGGCAGCGCGGGAACCAGCCAGAGAAGGTGGACGGGGAGCGACATGGCCGGTGTCATCCTTTGAGCCGGTTGGCCTCCTCAAGCCGGGCGTTCTTCTGGTGGCGGTAAAGCGCGATCACCAGGGCGAGGCCGACTGCCGCCTCCGCCGCGGCGATGCCGATGGCGAAGATCACGAAGATCACGCCGGTGGCCGCGGTTTGCGGCGGCCCGTAGCGCCAGAACGCGATGAAGTTCAGGTTGGCCGCGTTCAGCATCAGCTCCACGCCCAGCAACACGAGGATCGCGTGGCTGCGGGACAACGCACCCACGAGTCCAATCACGAAGAGGGCGCTGGACAGCAGGAGGCAGAGTTGAAGGGGGGACATCAGCTGGAAAGCGGACGGGATGAGGTCGGTGAACTTAGGAGGAAGGTGGGCGCGGAGATCCGGGTGGGAGCGGCTCGTCACGGTCGATGGCGGCGAGGACCACGGCGCCGAGGAGGGTGATGGTGAGCAGCAGGCCCATGATGAGCACCGCCGCGGCGTGCGGGCCCAGGAGCTGCCGGCCGAGTTCGCGCACCCCGATCGTCGGGGCGGGAGTGGCGACGGGCATCTGGACGTCGGTGCCCACGACGGCGCCGGCCAGCGCCCCGAACACGGCCCCACCGGTGAGGAGCGCGCTCGCGAACCGCCGGCGGGATTCGGCTCCGATCGTGGCGTCGCCCGGCGCGCGGCGCGTCAGGAGCACCGCGAACAGGACGATCATCGAGACCGCGCCGACATAAACCAGCACCTGGGCGAAAGCGACGAACTCGGCGCCCGCCCAGAGGTAGAACGCCGCGATGCCCGCCCAGCAGCCGACCAGCAGGAGGGCGCTGTGGATCAGGTTGCGCAGTGCCATCGCCACGGCGGCGGGGCCGAGGATGACGAGTGCGAGGGCGAGAAAGATCAGGCTCATGCGGCGTATGTGTAGCGGCGCGGCCCGAGTCCGCGGAAGAGCGCGCGACTGAGCAGGAGATAGGGACCGACCACCAGCACCGCGCCGATCAGCCAGCGGCTCACGCGCAGCGCCCCGGACCAGTCGCGCGTGAGCACCCAGAAGGCGGCGGTCGCGAGGTTCACGAGCGCGAGCGGCACAAGGAACTTCCAGGCCAGGCGGGTGAGTTGGTCGATCCGCAGCCGCGGGAAGGTCGCCCGGATCCAGATGAAGCCCAGCAGCAGGCCGATGAGCTTGAGGCCGAACCAGGCGTACGACGGGACGATCGCCAGGAAGGGCAGGGGGGGCTGCCACCCGCCGAGGAAGAGCGTGACGGCCAGGCCGCTGAGCGCGCACATGCCGAAGTACTCGGCCATGAAGAACAGGGCGTATTTGAAACCCGAGTACTCCGTGAGGTGGCCGGCAATCAGCTCGCTCTCGGCTTCCGGCAGGTCGAAGGGCGAGCGGTTCGATTCGGCGAGCGCTGCGATCATGAAGATAACGAAGCCGGCGAAGCCCCACGGCGAAAACACGTGCCATTGCGGGAGGAAGCCGAAGGTCCAGCCGCCCTGCGCCTCGACGATCCCCGCGGTGGACAACGTGCCCGCGAGCATGACGACCGGCACGACGGCAAGCAGGAGCGGCAGCTCGTAGCTGATGAGCTGCGCGAGCGCGCGCATGGCGGCGAGGAGCGCGTACTTGTTGTGGCTGGCCCAGCCGGCCATGAAGACCGCGAGCTCCGTGGCGGCGCCGGCGGCGAAGAAATACAGCACCGCGGCATCGAGCTCCACCGGCAGGAGGTGACGCCCGTACGGGATGACCGCGAAGGTGAGGATGGAGAAGGCGAGCAGCAGCACCGGCGCCAGGAAGTGCAGCACCTGATCGGCCGAGCGCGGCACGATGTCCTCCTTCGTGAGCATTTTGATGCCATCGGCGAACGGCTGGAGCACGCCGAACCAGCCGGTGCGGTTCGGGCCGGGGCGGTTCTGCACGCGCCCGAGGACCTTGCGCTCGACGAGCGTGAGAAAGGCGAAGAGCAGGCCGAACACCGCCAGGATCACTGCGATCGCGATCAGGCTGTTGGCCAGCCAGCGCCAAGGCTCGGGCAGGGCGCCCGTCACCCAATCGCGGAGCAGGAGGGGCGCGCGCTCGAGGAAGTGTTCCGGGGCGTTCATACGGTTGGCGCCGAGGGCGCTGGCGGTTTTGGCGCGGCGGCGGCTTTCTTTTCCTCCGCCGCGCGCTTCATCGCGGCGAGCCGGGCGTCCACCTCGGCCGCTTCGGTGGGGTGGATCTGGTGAAAGTAGGCGTTCGGCTTCGCGAGTTGCTCGCGGTGGAGGAGCAGCGACGCAAAGCGCTCGGGCGTCGCGATCTCGTATTGCTGGTCCATCTTGATGGCGTCGAACGGGCAGACCTCGACGCAGATCTGGCAGCTCATGCAGACCGACACGTCGATGTCGAAGACCCGCGGCTTCTTCGCCGGCCGGCCGCGTTCGTCGCGCTCCGGGATGATGTAGATGCACTGCGGCGGGCACTCGTTCTCGCAGATCTTGCAGGCCACGCAGCGGAGCCCGTCGATCGCCTGGTCGCCGTCGTGGACGAGGAACGGGAAATTTCGGAAGCTCTCCGGCAGGGTCGTGCGCTCCTCCGGATACTGCGTCGTCACGAACCGCGCCGGATCATGGAAGCTCCCGACGAAGTTCTTCGCCGTGACGGTCAGGCCTTTGATGAGTCCGGTGCCGAGCATGGGAAAGGCAAAGGGCGAATTAAGAATTATGAATGCAGAATGCCTGCCGCCGGCGCGCGGCCGCGGGTTTGGTCAAATTCTGCATTCTCCATTCTGCATTCTTCATTGGTTTTCACCGGTCCACTTCGCCGAGGACGATATCGACGCTGCCGAGGATGATCACCGCATCGGCGACGGTTTGGCCGAGGCACATGTCCTCGAGCACGGTGAGGTTGACGAAGGACGGCGCGCGGACCCGGTAGCGGTAGGGGTTCCCGGTGCCGTCGCTGATCAGGTAGAAGCCGATTTCACCCTTGGGACCCTCGATCCGACCGTAGGCTTCGCCCGGCTTGGGCTTGAAGCCGCGGATCTTCGCCTTCGGGTCCATGATCGGTCCCGCGGGGAGGTCGCGAAACGCCTGCCGCAGGAGCTGCAGCGATTCGCGCATCTCCAGCACGCGGACCATGTACCGATCGTAGGTGTCGCCGTGCGCGCCGAGCGGCACGCGGAACGGCAGCCGCGGATACACGCCGTAGCCGTCGACCTTGCGCAGGTCGTAATCGACGCCGCTCGCCCGGAGCATGGGACCGGTGACGCCGGCGGCGATGGCCAGGTCGGGTGGGAGCACGCCGACGCCCTGCGTGCGGGCCATCAGGATCTCGTTGCCGGTGATCAGCGCCTCGTACTCGTCGAGGAAGGCGCCATAGCCGTCGGCCAGGCGCTGGGCGGCGGCCAGCCATTCCGGAGACGGATCGACGCGGCAGCCGCCGAAGCGCTGGTAGTTGTACATCATACGCGAGCCGCTCAGGGCCTCGAACAGGTCGAGGATCTTTTCGCGTTCGCGGAACGCGTACATGAGCGGCGTGCCGCTGCAGCCGGTGTCCTGGAGCAGGAAGCCGGCGAGACAGGTGTGATTCAGCAGGCGCGTGAGCTCCGCGAGGATGACACGGAGGTATTCGGCGCGTTCGGGTACGGGCTGGCCGGCGAGTTTCTCGACCGCCAGCGCGTACGCCCAGTTGTTCGTCATCGACGAGAGGTAATCGAGCCGGTCGGTGTACGGCATCGAGGCGAGGTACGTCGTGTTCTCGCCGAGCTTCTCGTGATTGCGGTGGAGGTAACCGAAGACGGGCTTCAGCCGGACGATCGTTTCGCCGTCCAGGGTCACCATCATCCGGAACACGCCGTGCGTCGACGGGTGGTGCGGTCCCATCGAGACCTCGAGGAGGTCGCCGTGAAAGCTGTCGTGCACGGGGCGCACGTGGACGCCGCCCGCCTGGTCGAAAGGCGGCAGGCCGGACGCGCCGGCGCCGGTCGGATCGGGAAGGGGCGTGGCGCTCATGCGTCGGGCAGCCGCTCCTGGGGCGGCGCGGGATAATGCCGCTGGGCCTTGGCGAGCACCTCGTCGTGGGGCGTCGGCTCCCACTCGTAGTCGTCGGGTTCGACGTAGTCCTTGCGCATCGGATGTCCGACGAACTCGTCCCACATCAGGATCCGGCGCAGGTCGGGGTGGCCGGAGAAGCGGACGCCATAGAGATCGAAGACCTCGCGCTCCTGGAACTCGCACGCGCGCCACACCGGGGTGAGCGAAGGCAGCGTGACCTGGTCGGCGCGATTGGCGGTGCGCAGCC
This genomic window from Opitutus sp. ER46 contains:
- a CDS encoding ferredoxin; translated protein: MANSSDRTPDNVPGRYYVDSSCIDCDQCRVLAPDVFARNPDTGLGYVKRQPLTDDEIALAEEALASCATGSIGNDGA
- a CDS encoding NADH-quinone oxidoreductase subunit N yields the protein MNPDFSILARALLPEACLVLGALLALAVDLTWGRRATMSDRLRTATVIGAFAIVGALYHIIALGPIGPVFGGVLVLDRLAVATRVAVLLLTQLTLVIATGTTKARHPAEYLTVMLGATVGFMLMAAARQMLVAFLALELASLSLYILAGFDKSRESAEAALKYFLVGGTAAAFLLFGFSLIYGLTGSIDFPVVARQLHDQPLSPLLVVALVMILVAFGFKAAAAPFHLWAPDVYEGAPPSSAALIASASKLAGFVLFTRMLWTGFGPVAGSVARVETLPGWVPVVAMIALASMLLGNFAALAQKDVRRLLAYSAIAHAGVILLGVIVVRRDGMGPMFYYALTYGLATVGAFGVIGAVAQSSPCAQITDLAGLHRRSPLLAGCLLIFILSLAGIPPLAGFFGKFGVFAAALKVNGLAGLLGWLALLAILLSAVALYYYLVVLKQALVARPAPKAARIPVPPETAVALIITAGLLVLLGVFPSVILRLV
- a CDS encoding NADH-quinone oxidoreductase subunit M — encoded protein: MNTLPGTLYLSFAGALLAWLAGRKSARAARWVALATAAAGAALALVAGADFIPQAGLQTIVDVAWIPELGVRYHLAADGISLTLVVLTGLAATAGVLFSWNITERPGDFFGLYLALIGGVYGVFLSADAFVLFVFYEIAIVPKYFLIAGWGSTNREYGAMKLVLYSFVGSSLVLAGVLWAYALAGGGSFGLAELAAAATRFTPGQQSALFALTFLGFGILAGLFPFHTWAPTGHVAAPTGASMLLAGVVMKLGAYGCLRVAMATFPVGLAAWQPVIAVLAIAGILYAGFVALVQDDFKFVIGYSSVSHMGFVLLGLAAANAQAVSGAVLQMFSHGVIAGLLFAVVGRMVYDRTHTRMLADLRALPLHRMLPFAALTFVLAALASMGMPGFSGFPAELTILIGAWRTAPGWAAGGAVGVLVAAAFTLRVMQLAFFGATEQPAHAAGTPHHGLPPITWPERIGAALLIGASVYIGLKPDVLLSWISPALESPLFQAALQGGVR
- a CDS encoding NADH-quinone oxidoreductase subunit M, whose translation is MTSFPLLSIVVFTPWIGAVLLAVWRSAPATLSRALAMAFSLSTLLLGVLLWARFDPTQTGMQFEENEAWISSLAIHYHLGLDGLSLVLVLLTGIVTPVALVATWHDPRQPRFVGVLFLLAQGSALGVFLALDFFPWFLFWELSLIPVYFLIKLWGGPGATRAAYQFVVYTIGGSAFLLLAFAALLATTGTADFVALAQLAASGELDVTLADVGAFWPTAIFVGVFLGVAVKVPLWPFHTWLPPAYAEAPTAASMFLTGVMSKMGVYGFLRLLWPIFPEQLHRAAPCLLWLALAGVVFGALAAMRQRDLKRMVAYSSVNHLSYCLLALFAVAAATGTPAYDRASATAALSGTIFQVFNHGLSAAALFYCVGLLEARSGGRRGLDDFGGLRTIAPIFAGLAGIALFSSLGLPGLNGFVGEFLIFRGVFGLAPWAAGVACLGLLATAWFLLTFWQRVFHGPKAGATLAGFRDVHRSEYLALLPLVALMFLLGVAPQLLAAIFNPLVTAWAGAAVMP
- the nuoL gene encoding NADH-quinone oxidoreductase subunit L, which codes for MSLPVHLLWLVPALPLLAAAIGALTPRHGRRVAATAAIAAMGLSFLLACGALIGALQAPAAHQVANFTWFDVGTDAFQLGWLLDPLTACMAVMVTFVGLLIFIFSLGYMRTDANFTRFFCFLSLFAAAMLGLIVANSLFLLFVCWELVGLASYLLIGFWFDRPAAAAAAKKAFITTRIGDLGLLIGMIWLYHETGSLLFFDAGRGVLEPTALGQLTAQFTVGGLAVSTAIGVLIFCGAIGKSGQFPLHVWLPDAMEGPTPVSALIHAATMVAAGVFLIARVYPLMAADQALAAVPVHALTVVAAIGAITALLGALVAVAQHDIKRVLAFSTVSQLGYMMLALGVGSWVAAIFHLLTHAFFKALLFLGAGSVIHAAHHEQDVRQLGGLGRRMPVTTITFAIGMMALAGVPFLFSGFWSKEGILHAAHGWPVSPLPLVIGLLAVVLTAFYMTRLVAETFFGRARSAAAEHAHESPAVMTVPLVLLAAGAVLLGFLGTPAWPWLQAALEGHAEVHGHSLLEGAGLMMLSIVLVALGLGSGWALYGRRPRTAPEAKDPLQQAAPGAFAALAGRLGFDELYAASIGRLATAGAAAADLLDRYLWDGVVRFLAQLGEFTGVVNRETDESVLNGGFDHVSAQFRATGQAYARRQSGDPHGYLRVVALGFVILVLIVMLGGGR
- the nuoK gene encoding NADH-quinone oxidoreductase subunit NuoK translates to MSPLQLCLLLSSALFVIGLVGALSRSHAILVLLGVELMLNAANLNFIAFWRYGPPQTAATGVIFVIFAIGIAAAEAAVGLALVIALYRHQKNARLEEANRLKG
- a CDS encoding NADH-quinone oxidoreductase subunit J gives rise to the protein MSLIFLALALVILGPAAVAMALRNLIHSALLLVGCWAGIAAFYLWAGAEFVAFAQVLVYVGAVSMIVLFAVLLTRRAPGDATIGAESRRRFASALLTGGAVFGALAGAVVGTDVQMPVATPAPTIGVRELGRQLLGPHAAAVLIMGLLLTITLLGAVVLAAIDRDEPLPPGSPRPPSS
- the nuoH gene encoding NADH-quinone oxidoreductase subunit NuoH → MNAPEHFLERAPLLLRDWVTGALPEPWRWLANSLIAIAVILAVFGLLFAFLTLVERKVLGRVQNRPGPNRTGWFGVLQPFADGIKMLTKEDIVPRSADQVLHFLAPVLLLAFSILTFAVIPYGRHLLPVELDAAVLYFFAAGAATELAVFMAGWASHNKYALLAAMRALAQLISYELPLLLAVVPVVMLAGTLSTAGIVEAQGGWTFGFLPQWHVFSPWGFAGFVIFMIAALAESNRSPFDLPEAESELIAGHLTEYSGFKYALFFMAEYFGMCALSGLAVTLFLGGWQPPLPFLAIVPSYAWFGLKLIGLLLGFIWIRATFPRLRIDQLTRLAWKFLVPLALVNLATAAFWVLTRDWSGALRVSRWLIGAVLVVGPYLLLSRALFRGLGPRRYTYAA
- a CDS encoding 4Fe-4S dicluster domain-containing protein codes for the protein MLGTGLIKGLTVTAKNFVGSFHDPARFVTTQYPEERTTLPESFRNFPFLVHDGDQAIDGLRCVACKICENECPPQCIYIIPERDERGRPAKKPRVFDIDVSVCMSCQICVEVCPFDAIKMDQQYEIATPERFASLLLHREQLAKPNAYFHQIHPTEAAEVDARLAAMKRAAEEKKAAAAPKPPAPSAPTV
- a CDS encoding NADH-quinone oxidoreductase subunit D; its protein translation is MGPHHPSTHGVFRMMVTLDGETIVRLKPVFGYLHRNHEKLGENTTYLASMPYTDRLDYLSSMTNNWAYALAVEKLAGQPVPERAEYLRVILAELTRLLNHTCLAGFLLQDTGCSGTPLMYAFREREKILDLFEALSGSRMMYNYQRFGGCRVDPSPEWLAAAQRLADGYGAFLDEYEALITGNEILMARTQGVGVLPPDLAIAAGVTGPMLRASGVDYDLRKVDGYGVYPRLPFRVPLGAHGDTYDRYMVRVLEMRESLQLLRQAFRDLPAGPIMDPKAKIRGFKPKPGEAYGRIEGPKGEIGFYLISDGTGNPYRYRVRAPSFVNLTVLEDMCLGQTVADAVIILGSVDIVLGEVDR